One Streptomyces lincolnensis genomic region harbors:
- a CDS encoding aerial mycelium formation protein encodes MSTPSTEGRLGFQRPPVQRTDSPLLATDPPEPDLAVLSLPELRTLRRDAQRDEADLSYVRRLLQGRIDILRAELARRSPTETAASLVERLPEASVFERLPEILTDAPARHRSSARHVTLGTPYSEEYRLLAAEMLAEVELSDLAARTDLELNTAMGRLVRYEQQVSRRRQRLQRTADGSSAEIARRYREGEAQVDDLLV; translated from the coding sequence ATGAGCACACCGAGTACCGAGGGGCGGCTGGGATTCCAGCGGCCGCCCGTTCAACGCACCGACAGCCCACTGCTGGCCACCGACCCACCCGAGCCCGACCTGGCCGTGCTGAGCCTGCCCGAACTGCGCACCCTGCGCCGGGACGCCCAGCGCGACGAGGCCGACCTCAGCTATGTGCGGCGGCTGCTCCAGGGCCGTATCGACATCCTGCGGGCCGAACTGGCCCGCCGCTCCCCGACGGAGACGGCGGCCTCCCTGGTCGAGCGACTCCCCGAGGCCTCGGTCTTCGAGCGCCTCCCGGAGATCCTCACCGACGCCCCGGCCCGCCACCGCTCCTCCGCCCGCCACGTCACACTCGGCACCCCGTACAGCGAGGAGTACCGCCTGCTGGCCGCCGAGATGCTCGCCGAGGTCGAACTCTCCGACCTCGCCGCCCGCACCGACCTCGAACTCAACACCGCGATGGGGCGGCTCGTGCGGTACGAGCAGCAGGTGTCCCGCCGCCGACAGCGGTTGCAGCGGACGGCTGACGGCTCCAGTGCGGAGATCGCGCGGCGGTATCGGGAGGGGGAGGCTCAGGTGGATGACTTGCTGGTGTGA
- the dtd gene encoding D-aminoacyl-tRNA deacylase gives MRAVVQRVDGASVVVDGETVGAIEGEGLCVLVGVTHEDTKEKAAQLARKLWSIRMLADEKSCSDIDAPLLVISQFTLYGDARKGRRPTWNAAAPGDVAEPLVEEVVAQLRALGATVATGRFGARMRVSLTNDGPFTVLVEI, from the coding sequence ATGCGTGCAGTGGTGCAGAGGGTGGACGGCGCGAGCGTCGTCGTGGACGGCGAGACGGTGGGCGCGATCGAGGGCGAGGGACTGTGTGTCCTCGTCGGCGTGACCCACGAGGACACCAAGGAGAAGGCGGCCCAACTGGCCCGCAAGCTGTGGTCGATCCGGATGCTGGCGGACGAGAAGTCGTGCAGTGACATCGACGCGCCGCTGCTCGTCATCAGCCAGTTCACCCTGTACGGCGACGCCCGCAAGGGGCGCCGCCCCACCTGGAACGCCGCCGCCCCCGGCGATGTGGCCGAACCCCTTGTCGAGGAGGTCGTCGCCCAGCTCCGGGCCCTCGGCGCGACGGTGGCGACGGGGCGTTTCGGCGCCCGGATGCGGGTGTCCCTGACGAACGACGGACCCTTCACCGTCCTCGTCGAGATCTGA
- a CDS encoding YgfZ/GcvT domain-containing protein: MKSPLLSLPGAVPAEGVDEGVAAHYGDLFREQRALADGTGFVDLSHRGVVTVTGEDRLSWLHLLLTQHVSDLPTGEATEALILSAHGHIEHALYLVDDGTTVWAHVEPGTQDALVAYLESMKFFNRVDVTDRTAEFAVVHLPAGSIAEVPGEAVVRETAYGRDLFLPRTDLESYAEKSGPPVGILAYEALRVEHHRPRLGFETDHRTIPHELGWIGTAVHLQKGCYRGQETVARVQNLGKPPRRLVFLHLDGSEVHLPPAGTDIRLADDGPDGRKIGFVTTSVRHHELGPVALALVKRNVPLDARLVVDTTAAAQEVVVEP; encoded by the coding sequence ATGAAGAGCCCTCTGCTGTCCCTGCCCGGCGCCGTCCCCGCCGAGGGCGTGGACGAAGGCGTCGCCGCCCACTACGGCGATCTGTTCCGCGAACAGCGCGCTCTCGCCGACGGCACCGGATTCGTCGACCTCTCCCACCGCGGGGTGGTCACCGTCACCGGCGAGGACCGGCTGAGCTGGCTGCACCTCCTGCTCACCCAGCACGTCAGCGACCTGCCCACGGGCGAGGCCACCGAGGCGCTGATCCTCTCCGCGCACGGCCACATCGAGCACGCCCTGTATCTCGTCGACGACGGCACCACGGTGTGGGCGCACGTCGAACCCGGCACCCAGGACGCGCTGGTCGCGTACCTGGAGTCGATGAAGTTCTTCAACCGTGTCGACGTCACCGACCGCACGGCCGAGTTCGCGGTCGTCCACCTGCCCGCCGGTTCCATCGCCGAGGTCCCCGGGGAAGCCGTCGTACGCGAGACGGCGTACGGCCGCGACCTCTTCCTCCCGCGTACGGACCTGGAGTCCTACGCCGAGAAGTCCGGCCCACCGGTCGGCATCCTGGCCTACGAGGCCCTGCGCGTCGAGCACCACCGCCCGCGCCTCGGCTTCGAGACCGACCACCGCACGATCCCGCACGAGCTGGGCTGGATCGGCACCGCGGTGCACCTCCAGAAGGGCTGCTACCGGGGCCAGGAGACCGTCGCCCGCGTCCAGAACCTGGGCAAGCCCCCGCGCCGCCTGGTCTTCCTCCACCTGGACGGCAGCGAGGTCCACCTGCCCCCGGCCGGCACCGACATCCGCCTGGCCGACGACGGCCCCGACGGCCGCAAGATCGGCTTCGTCACCACGTCCGTACGCCACCACGAACTCGGCCCGGTCGCCCTCGCCCTGGTCAAGCGCAACGTCCCCCTGGACGCGCGCCTAGTCGTGGATACGACGGCGGCGGCCCAGGAAGTCGTCGTAGAACCCTAG
- a CDS encoding Fur family transcriptional regulator: MVSTDWKSDLRQRGYRLTPQRQLVLEAVDTLEHATPDDILVEVRKTASGVNISTVYRTLELLEELGLVSHAHLGHGAPTYHLADRHHHIHLVCRDCQNVIEADIKVAAEFTAKLSREFGFETDMKHFAIFGRCRDCSLKHSTTES, encoded by the coding sequence GTGGTGAGCACCGACTGGAAGAGCGACCTAAGGCAGCGCGGCTACCGACTCACGCCGCAGCGCCAGCTTGTCCTCGAAGCCGTGGACACCCTTGAGCACGCGACCCCCGACGACATCCTCGTGGAAGTGAGGAAGACGGCGTCGGGGGTCAACATCTCCACCGTCTACCGCACGCTGGAGCTGCTGGAGGAGCTGGGCCTGGTCAGCCACGCCCACCTGGGGCACGGCGCGCCGACGTACCACCTCGCGGACCGGCACCACCACATCCACCTGGTCTGCCGCGACTGCCAGAACGTCATCGAGGCGGACATCAAGGTGGCCGCCGAGTTCACCGCCAAGCTGAGTCGCGAGTTCGGGTTCGAGACCGACATGAAGCATTTCGCGATCTTCGGCCGCTGCCGGGACTGCTCACTCAAGCATTCAACTACCGAGTCGTAG
- a CDS encoding FABP family protein, which produces MIEIPSDLHKDLVPLVFLLGNWAGAGVHDFPGSEKCNFGQEVSFTHDGRDFLEYSSRTWVLDNDGNKVRPLETESGFWRIDADRKVEVTMVRDDGVVEIWYGDLAAKKPQIDLVTDAVARTAASGPYSGGKRLYGYVNSDLMWVGEKQTPEVELRPYMSAHLKKVVTPEDVERWARALPDDMPDDGIAFFK; this is translated from the coding sequence ATGATCGAGATTCCGTCCGACCTCCACAAGGACCTCGTCCCCCTCGTCTTCCTGCTCGGCAACTGGGCGGGCGCGGGCGTGCACGACTTCCCCGGCTCCGAGAAGTGCAACTTCGGGCAGGAGGTCAGCTTCACCCACGACGGCCGGGACTTCCTGGAGTACTCCTCCCGGACCTGGGTCCTGGACAACGACGGCAACAAGGTCAGGCCCCTGGAGACGGAGTCCGGCTTCTGGCGGATCGACGCCGACCGCAAGGTCGAGGTGACGATGGTCCGCGACGACGGTGTCGTCGAGATCTGGTACGGCGACCTCGCCGCCAAGAAGCCCCAGATCGACCTGGTCACCGACGCCGTCGCCCGCACCGCCGCCTCCGGCCCCTACAGCGGAGGCAAGCGCCTGTACGGCTACGTCAACAGCGACCTGATGTGGGTCGGCGAGAAGCAGACCCCCGAGGTCGAGCTGCGCCCCTACATGTCGGCGCACCTGAAGAAGGTCGTCACCCCCGAGGACGTCGAGCGCTGGGCCAGGGCCCTCCCGGACGACATGCCGGACGACGGCATCGCTTTCTTCAAGTAG
- a CDS encoding DsrE family protein, which yields MKKRLVIKVTAGADAPERCSQAFTVAAVAVASGVEVSLWLTGESAWFALPGRAAEFELPHAAALPDLLDSLLAGGRVTLCTQCAARRDITEKDVIDGVRIAGAQVFVQEALGDETQALVY from the coding sequence ATGAAGAAGAGGCTCGTGATCAAGGTGACCGCGGGGGCCGACGCCCCCGAGCGCTGCTCCCAGGCGTTCACGGTGGCGGCGGTGGCCGTGGCCAGTGGTGTCGAGGTCTCGCTGTGGCTGACCGGGGAGTCGGCGTGGTTCGCGCTGCCGGGCAGGGCGGCCGAGTTCGAACTCCCGCACGCCGCCGCGCTGCCGGACCTGCTCGACTCCCTCCTCGCGGGGGGCCGTGTGACCCTGTGCACGCAGTGCGCGGCCCGCCGGGACATCACGGAGAAGGACGTCATCGACGGCGTCCGGATCGCCGGCGCACAGGTCTTCGTACAGGAGGCGCTGGGGGACGAGACACAGGCGCTCGTCTACTGA
- a CDS encoding DUF2993 domain-containing protein — translation MRALRILLIVAVILGGLFVVADRVAVHFAEGEVADRLRTQEGLASTPDVSIEGFPFLTQVAGGELDDVRVGMKDYEADTGTGGQKIRIDDLEANMRGVAFSGDYSSATATTASGTASITYAELLKTAASEETELPLGITAKVVGLSDGGNGKIKVDVKVSALQQPVSVLSTVTVEGDTVRVHADSVPSFGGVQAAENEVRSITDFEQKIEGLPGGIKLDKVQAAQNGVDITVKGSNVQLAG, via the coding sequence ATGCGCGCCCTGCGAATACTTCTGATCGTCGCCGTGATCCTCGGCGGCCTCTTCGTCGTCGCCGACCGCGTGGCGGTCCACTTCGCGGAAGGGGAGGTCGCGGACCGGCTCAGGACCCAGGAGGGCCTGGCCTCGACGCCGGACGTGTCGATCGAGGGCTTCCCGTTCCTCACCCAGGTGGCCGGCGGCGAGCTGGACGACGTGCGGGTCGGCATGAAGGACTACGAGGCGGACACCGGCACCGGTGGGCAGAAGATCCGCATCGACGACCTGGAGGCGAACATGCGGGGCGTCGCGTTCTCCGGCGACTACAGCTCCGCCACCGCCACGACGGCCTCCGGCACGGCCTCCATCACCTACGCCGAGCTGCTGAAGACCGCCGCGTCCGAGGAGACCGAACTCCCGCTGGGCATCACCGCCAAGGTCGTCGGCCTCTCCGACGGCGGCAACGGCAAGATCAAGGTCGACGTCAAGGTGAGCGCCCTGCAACAGCCGGTCTCCGTCCTGAGCACCGTCACCGTCGAGGGGGACACCGTCCGGGTGCACGCCGACTCGGTCCCCAGCTTCGGCGGGGTGCAGGCCGCCGAGAACGAGGTGCGCTCCATCACCGACTTCGAGCAGAAGATCGAGGGCCTGCCCGGCGGCATCAAGCTCGACAAGGTGCAGGCCGCGCAGAACGGTGTGGACATCACGGTGAAGGGTTCGAACGTCCAGCTGGCCGGGTAG
- a CDS encoding sulfurtransferase — MSRSDVLVDADWVEANLDSPNIAIVEVDEDTSAYEKNHIRNAIRIDWTKDLQDPVRRDFVDQEGFEKLLSAKGIANDTLVILYGGNNNWFASYAYWYFKLYGHENVKLLDGGRKKWELDARELVEEVPERPATDYKAKPQNTAIRAFRDDVVAAIGSQNLVDVRSPDEFSGKLLAPAHLPQEQSQRPGHVPSARNIPWSKNANDDGTFKSDEELKELYAEEQVDLAKDTIAYCRIGERSALTWFVLHELLGVENVKNYDGSWTEYGSLVGVPIELGANK; from the coding sequence ATGAGCCGCAGCGACGTCCTGGTCGACGCCGACTGGGTCGAGGCCAACCTCGACAGCCCGAACATCGCGATCGTGGAAGTGGACGAGGACACGTCCGCCTACGAGAAGAACCACATCCGCAACGCGATCCGCATCGACTGGACCAAGGACCTCCAGGACCCGGTCCGCCGCGACTTCGTCGACCAGGAGGGCTTCGAGAAGCTCCTGTCCGCGAAGGGCATCGCCAACGACACCCTGGTGATCCTCTACGGCGGCAACAACAACTGGTTCGCGTCCTACGCCTACTGGTACTTCAAGCTCTACGGCCACGAGAACGTCAAGCTCCTCGACGGCGGCCGCAAGAAGTGGGAGCTGGACGCCCGCGAGCTGGTCGAGGAGGTTCCGGAGCGTCCGGCGACCGACTACAAGGCCAAGCCGCAGAACACCGCGATCCGCGCCTTCCGCGACGACGTCGTGGCGGCCATCGGCTCGCAGAACCTGGTCGACGTGCGCTCGCCCGACGAGTTCTCCGGCAAGCTGCTCGCCCCGGCCCACCTGCCGCAGGAGCAGTCGCAGCGTCCGGGCCACGTCCCGTCCGCCCGCAACATCCCGTGGTCGAAGAACGCCAACGACGACGGCACCTTCAAGTCCGACGAGGAGCTCAAGGAGCTCTACGCCGAGGAGCAGGTCGACCTCGCGAAGGACACCATCGCCTACTGCCGCATCGGTGAGCGCTCCGCGCTGACCTGGTTCGTCCTGCACGAGCTGCTCGGTGTCGAGAACGTCAAGAACTACGACGGCTCCTGGACCGAGTACGGCTCCCTGGTCGGCGTTCCGATCGAGCTCGGCGCCAACAAGTAA
- a CDS encoding DUF1416 domain-containing protein produces MCGAKAGGPDASTIKPGETTIQGQVTRDGEPVVGYVRLLDSTGEFTAEVPTSATGQFRFYAAEGTWTVRALVPGGTADRTVVAQQGGLAEVAIAV; encoded by the coding sequence ATGTGTGGAGCGAAGGCCGGCGGCCCCGACGCCTCGACGATCAAGCCCGGTGAGACCACGATCCAGGGTCAGGTGACCCGCGACGGCGAGCCGGTGGTGGGCTACGTCCGCCTGCTGGACTCGACCGGCGAGTTCACCGCGGAGGTCCCCACCTCCGCCACCGGACAGTTCCGCTTCTACGCGGCCGAGGGCACCTGGACCGTCCGCGCCCTCGTCCCCGGCGGCACCGCCGACCGTACCGTCGTCGCCCAGCAGGGCGGCCTCGCGGAGGTCGCGATCGCCGTCTGA
- a CDS encoding DUF3099 domain-containing protein codes for MYARRRHVYFAMMGTCIGLFVLAWSVVRIWSVPVAVGMCVVAMVIPPVAAMVANRRGPDDRWWDDPSGDPKSDEWWDELDGRKRRQE; via the coding sequence ATGTACGCACGGCGACGTCACGTGTACTTCGCCATGATGGGCACCTGCATCGGGCTGTTCGTCCTGGCCTGGTCGGTCGTCCGCATCTGGTCGGTGCCGGTGGCCGTCGGCATGTGTGTGGTGGCGATGGTCATCCCGCCGGTCGCCGCCATGGTCGCCAACCGCCGCGGCCCCGACGACCGCTGGTGGGACGACCCGTCCGGCGACCCGAAGTCCGACGAGTGGTGGGACGAGCTGGACGGCAGGAAACGGCGGCAGGAGTAG
- a CDS encoding MoaD/ThiS family protein, which produces MPKVTVRYWAAAKAAAGVAEEPFDAATLAEALDAVRERHPGELTRVLRRCSFLIDGDPVGTRGHETVRLADGGTVEVLPPFAGG; this is translated from the coding sequence ATGCCAAAGGTCACGGTGCGCTACTGGGCCGCCGCGAAGGCCGCGGCCGGCGTCGCCGAGGAGCCGTTCGACGCGGCCACGCTCGCCGAGGCGCTGGACGCGGTGCGTGAGCGACACCCCGGTGAACTCACGCGCGTCCTGCGGCGATGCTCCTTCCTCATCGACGGTGACCCCGTGGGCACCCGCGGACATGAGACGGTACGGCTGGCCGACGGCGGCACGGTCGAGGTGCTCCCGCCGTTCGCAGGAGGGTGA
- a CDS encoding alpha/beta hydrolase, with protein sequence MGMDPAGRVVRSTARPHSETSRHAPIRTFLHTVDGVTIDSVYDPPAVVYDASAPPARDLVFVIAHGFTGDVDRPHVRRVVKAFTQYGAVVTFSFRGHGASGGRSTVGDREVLDLAAAVRWARSFGHEGVATIGFSMGGSVALRHAALYRPEGGPDGSGGPDGSGRAGRTGAHTDAVVSVSAPARWYYRGTPPMRRLHWLVTRPEGRLVGRYGFRTRIHHREWDPVPLSPVEAVPRIAPTPLLVVHGDRDGYFPLDHPRMLATAAGDHGELWLEPGMGHAEHAATDELLARIGFWALAQGG encoded by the coding sequence ATGGGCATGGATCCGGCAGGTCGTGTGGTGCGTTCCACCGCACGTCCACACTCTGAGACGAGCAGACACGCACCTATCCGGACGTTTCTGCACACGGTCGACGGTGTGACGATCGATTCCGTATACGATCCGCCGGCCGTTGTATACGACGCTTCCGCGCCACCTGCACGTGACCTGGTGTTCGTGATCGCGCACGGTTTCACGGGCGATGTGGATCGTCCTCATGTTCGCCGGGTGGTCAAGGCGTTCACGCAGTACGGCGCCGTCGTCACGTTCTCCTTCCGCGGCCACGGAGCCTCCGGCGGGCGCTCGACGGTCGGTGACCGCGAGGTGCTGGATCTGGCCGCCGCGGTGCGGTGGGCGCGCTCCTTCGGCCACGAGGGCGTGGCGACTATCGGCTTCTCCATGGGCGGCTCGGTGGCCCTGCGGCACGCGGCCCTGTACCGGCCGGAGGGCGGGCCCGACGGATCGGGTGGGCCCGACGGCTCGGGGCGCGCGGGGCGCACCGGAGCGCATACCGACGCGGTGGTTTCCGTGAGCGCTCCCGCTCGCTGGTACTACCGCGGCACACCCCCTATGCGCCGCCTCCACTGGCTGGTAACCCGCCCCGAGGGCCGTCTGGTGGGCCGCTACGGCTTCCGTACCCGTATCCACCACCGTGAGTGGGACCCGGTGCCGCTCTCCCCGGTGGAGGCGGTCCCGCGGATCGCCCCGACCCCTCTCCTGGTCGTGCACGGCGACCGGGACGGCTACTTCCCCCTCGACCATCCCCGCATGCTCGCCACCGCCGCCGGTGACCACGGCGAACTCTGGCTGGAGCCGGGCATGGGCCACGCGGAGCACGCGGCCACGGACGAGCTGCTGGCCCGGATCGGGTTCTGGGCCCTGGCACAGGGCGGCTAG
- a CDS encoding response regulator transcription factor: MSSLLLLTNALQPSTEVLPALGLLLHNVRVAPAEGPALVDTPGADVILIDGRRDLPQVRSLCQLLRSTGPGCPLILVVTEGGLAAVTADWGIDDVLLDTAGPAEVEARLRLAMGRQQIVNDDSPMEIRNGDLSVDEATYSAKLKGRVLDLTFKEFELLKYLAQHPGRVFTRAQLLQEVWGYDYFGGTRTVDVHVRRLRAKLGPEHESLIGTVRNVGYRFVTPEKGDRVSDEAKAAAARPKPEDADETAALDETEIPAEA, encoded by the coding sequence ATGAGTTCTCTGCTACTCCTGACCAATGCCCTCCAGCCGTCGACGGAGGTGCTGCCCGCCCTCGGGCTGCTGCTCCACAACGTGCGCGTGGCTCCGGCGGAAGGCCCCGCCCTCGTAGACACCCCTGGTGCCGACGTCATCCTCATCGACGGACGCCGTGACCTTCCGCAGGTGCGCAGCCTGTGCCAGCTGCTGCGCTCCACCGGTCCGGGCTGTCCGCTCATCCTGGTGGTCACCGAGGGCGGCCTCGCCGCCGTCACCGCCGACTGGGGCATCGACGACGTCCTGCTCGACACCGCGGGTCCCGCGGAGGTCGAGGCCCGCCTGCGTCTCGCGATGGGCCGACAGCAGATCGTCAACGACGACTCCCCGATGGAGATCCGCAACGGCGACCTCTCCGTCGACGAGGCCACCTACAGCGCGAAGCTCAAGGGCCGGGTCCTCGACCTGACCTTCAAGGAGTTCGAGCTCCTCAAGTACCTCGCCCAGCACCCGGGCCGCGTCTTCACCCGCGCCCAGCTGCTCCAGGAGGTCTGGGGCTACGACTACTTCGGCGGCACCCGTACGGTCGACGTCCACGTACGTCGGCTGCGCGCCAAGCTCGGACCCGAGCACGAGTCGCTGATCGGGACCGTCCGGAACGTCGGTTATCGATTCGTTACGCCCGAGAAGGGCGACCGTGTCAGCGACGAGGCGAAGGCCGCGGCAGCGCGGCCAAAGCCGGAGGATGCGGACGAGACGGCCGCTCTGGACGAGACCGAGATCCCGGCCGAGGCATAG